A window of Leclercia pneumoniae contains these coding sequences:
- a CDS encoding Rop family plasmid primer RNA-binding protein, whose translation MTKQESAALNMAKFIRAQSLLLLEKLDVLDLDDEAADCERMHEQAEALYQKLSARFGIQDGE comes from the coding sequence ATGACAAAACAGGAATCAGCCGCACTGAACATGGCAAAATTTATCCGGGCGCAGTCGCTGCTGCTGCTCGAAAAACTCGACGTGCTCGATCTTGATGACGAGGCAGCCGACTGTGAGCGAATGCACGAACAGGCAGAAGCGCTTTATCAGAAGCTGAGCGCACGCTTCGGTATACAGGACGGCGAATAA
- a CDS encoding replication initiation protein, with amino-acid sequence MHEPPVQSDCCALSGNYQLESNPERHDKAPLAAATGK; translated from the coding sequence ATGCACGAACCCCCCGTTCAGTCCGACTGCTGCGCCTTATCCGGTAACTATCAACTTGAGTCCAACCCGGAAAGACATGACAAAGCACCACTGGCAGCAGCCACTGGTAAATGA